The following nucleotide sequence is from Zea mays cultivar B73 chromosome 1, Zm-B73-REFERENCE-NAM-5.0, whole genome shotgun sequence.
ATTGCACTTTGAGCAGACATTAGCATAATGCCCAATCTCACCACATTTGAAACATCCAATAGGCTACACTGGGGCAACCTGATTATTGGCTCTTGTCGAAGTCTTTATGGTGCTACCCTAGGGATTATGCTGATATCCACTAGACCTTTGCCCTTGTTGATTGAATTTCAAGCCCTACTTCTGATTGTATCTCTGGCCTCGTTGACCCGAGCATTGCATTTGATTTTGATAATTTCCACTCTAACTAGCAGAGCGGGACTAAGAGCCTTGGGCATTGTTGTGATGGAGGTATTTCTACTTGATTGTCCCTGAGATTGAAATTTTGTTTTATGTTTGATCAACTCCTTCCTCTTGATTTCTAAcccaattgccttgttcaacaAGGTTTGGAAATCTTGTAAGTTATGGCTTTGAAGTTGATtgtttaatggaccaatcaatccTTCCAAGAAACGCTCTTGGCACTTTTCATCGGCATCCACTTCCTTATGAGCATAGCAAGATAACtgggtgaagcgatcacgataTTCGCTCACAAACATGCTGCCCTAGGTAAGCGACAAGACTTCCTTCTTGTTTAACTTCATCACACCAGAGGGGATATGATAAGCATAGAAATTGTTCCAAAATTCCTACTAGGTGATGGTGTTGGCATCAACGTGGTTGTGGTATATGCATCCATCAGTTAGATGTTGCTCCCTCAAGCCTTCCTGAGGCATACAGAACTCTTTCTGTATCGGTGCACTGAGTAAACTCTAGCTTCTTGCTTATTACTTTAAGCCATATATCTTCATCCAAAGGATCAATCGAGAGAGAAAAGGTGGGAAAGTGATGGCTCATAAACTCTCTATGCATATCCATGACTTAGGGTGCATTTTGATTCTATTGTTATTGGTTTTGTTGCTGATGTAGTTGTTGGACAGAGACAGTGAGGTTCTGAAGCATTTGCATCTGAGCCGCGATAAACTACTCAATAGTCGGTTTTGGAGGGGTGGTGCCAACTATTGTCCTTGATCCTATCTACACCTAATCGAGTATTCACAATTTGGTTGGTTAGAGAGGTAAGTTCAGATAAGAAAGGATTCTATAAAAAAATAGGGGGGGCTTGCTTTGTGTGCCAGTTAACTTGATTTCATATTTAGTTATCAATTCCCTTGTGGCCATCATTCCACAAGACCTTTACAGATAATCATAGATCTAACTCAACATTTATTCATTTCACCACATCATTACATAAAGATAGCAACATCATTCTAGTATGCTTTTATTCAATGTTCACGATTCCCTATTATGGCTTAATGGAATCCTATGTGTGTACAAGCCCCCACATGATTATATGGGAATCTCGAGTGCCTCAATGAATCTACAGGTCTTCAACTAATTGTGGTTGGCCTTCATTTTCCAACTGAGCTCGTAGTTGAGCATTCTGCTACCTTAAGTCTTCGAGCTTAGACAAGGCAGCATCGTGCTCAGTGTTCAGAGTTGCAGTGTATTCCAGTAGAATTTCCATGTGGATGTTGTATTCCGCCACACCCAAGTTTATTAGGGTGAGGTTCTACCTAGCTTGGCATTATGGATAATATATGTAAGCAGTCTGGCTCAGAACATCACAATTGATAGTCATCCTGGCTGCATCATTGATCCCTGCATCAAAGTTGCCTCGGATGGAAAGAGCATAATGTCGGGCTTCCACCGTTCGGCCTCCAAGTCCATCGGGGCTAGAAACCTCGGTAGAGACAAGCCACTTGTTGGGGTAGAGCCTAGGTATGAATACTCCAATGTATGTCATTGTAACCTCTTCCAGTCCCAACATTGTTACTTGTGAGCAAGTGCCAGAACATGCGAGGGAATGACTAAGTCAGGACACTATTATAGTGGACAGTCCTCACCCATTCTGGTTGTGGGGCGAGCTCAGGCATTGGATTTCCTTGTGGGGAACCCTTCGGAAGCAGGAGCTATCGGTGCAGGTGCTTCTAGTGTAGGAGCCTCAGGAATGAGTGGCTCCGAAGACCTAGGTCCATCGATGTCGATGGGCTCCTCTTTATCTTCTTTGGAATCAACATCTTCATCATCTAGATCCTGATCATGTACCAAGATGTTGTCACCGGACGAGTTTGTCCCTTCTATAGAGACATCCTCATCCAAGAGTTGGTACTCGGAGTTGTCTTCGTCTTGAACCACAACTCCAGGGTTGATTGCTTCGGCAGACAACTCATATTGAGCCTCCTGTTAAAGCCGAGTCACCAAGTTCTAGTGGACCGGGTCTTTAGGGCTACACTTCATCCATGGGTTCATCATCTGACTTGAGAACCCAGTCATCATATCCTTCAGAATCATTCTTGACTGGGTTGTGCAAGGGTCCTGCCTcgcatggcgatggtggtggaaaAGCTCTTGTGCTTTTCCTAACAGTCCAACATGTATGTGCCATCTACAAGAAGGAAATGTCACCTTAGTTGAAATAAGAGAGACTAGCTTTTATAAAGTaggtttataagagcaaaataagATATGTTTTGAACAAActtggctttccatttctaactaatttaGTGACCTATGGTCAGCATATCTTTGATATCAgttctgtcacacccgattttaggggcaaaaccgaatgcataacaTGTGTGTGTCAGGACCCATATCCACACATGTTGACGATACAAGTGCAATATATTAAATGGAGAAAATAAAACTTTATTACATCTGAAATGGACAGTAGTGTCTTAAAACATTATCTTTAACAAAAGACAGCGGAATCACGGGTAATCTCCCATAGAATGATGATTGGGCCATCGCTAGAACTAGAAACCATCATTGTCTTcataaaagtcttcctcttcacaTCCTTCTAATCAACAATgttagcaagggtgagtacatttATGGTTGGTATCCATGTGGATGTTTCTCGTAATATGCTCTAAGATGATACACTACCTAATGGACCAAAGACGGTATTGCAGTATCTCAACAGAGATTTTGAATGTTGATTTTTTTTATAGTTATAGTTGACTCAGGATAAAATTTAACATCAAAGCAAAGTCACTAGTTAGTCTACCAAATTATATTTCCAGGCATATGTGGATCGTCAAAAATAGAGTCCATTTATGTCCTAGACGTCAATTTTCGTATGTGTTGTTTGACTGAAGTGAACCCCGCTCAAACTAGATAATATTTGGATCTCCTAGATTTAGATACCCTTAGGGCCTGTTCAGTTGttacggattggtgggtcggaacgatttctaaccggattacttctctaatttatataaactttgattagctggaacgattccgggtgcaatccgacacaaacgaacaaggccttactgATCTTCTCGGCCTTTATGTGTCTAAGCACAGTTATATGCATAAAGGTCATGTCTATCACTGATATACTCTTGCTGATTTTTACTCTATCTCAAAATATAAAATGTTCTaacttttctgttttttttttttttttgctccgTATGTAGATATACATTATGTCTATCTTCAAAAGCCAGAACTCCTAACAATTTTGAAACAGAGAGAGTAGTTGATAACTATTAACCTAGCTAAATCAAATTGCTTAGAAAAAAAATTAACCGTTAACTTTGAATATATTACTAATGTTTGGCTGTGATAGCAACAAGAGCATACTTCCACTGTAGGAGCTCTGCTAAATATGTCCTAGATACACTATAAAAATTTTAACGTCCAAAATATAGTTTAAATATATGTGGATCGAACTTTgtaatttttttttatttttcaaaAATGTTTATTGATCAAAGCTTATAAATTTTGCTTCTTCTCCGTGCGTATATTATTCAGCAAGCGAGGAAGCTGCTTCTCCCAAAAACAATGGGCCAGAAACAGAAAGGCTATGCGCGGTGCGGGAGCCATTCACCAAAAGAAAAATGGCCCAGAAACAGAAACACAATGCGCCGTGCGGTAGCCATTCACCCCGCTGCATGTGCGGACTGCCGACTGATAGTTGGCTGGCCTGCGTAGGTGCAGTGCAGTGGTGCACACAATCCAACCTGCTTGCTCGAGCACCAACACGGTATGATTCTAGCCTACTCGGTCATCGGTCATACGACTGGTACACACATCTGCAACAACACACTGGTACTAGTATTAGTAGTGATTTATTGAGCTCAAGCTATATAGCGAGGCAGTCCTCTATCGACTATCAATGTAGAAAAACAGGATTACACACTACTGATTTTAGATCACTAGGATTGCACATTTGCACACCCATTTTAGGTCACCAGGAGCCTAAGTACATCAACTGCTCAGTAAATTCAGCTATTCATCCAGCTACAAGGTCGCACTAACACATCTATCAAACACAAACAGTAATGATTAGAGTAGAGGCAAACGAGGTGACCGTCGATGGCCCAGCCGTTTTGCTGCGGCCATCGTTATTTTTCGCCGCGCGTTCGTCCCGTCGGCGAGGTTCCTTGTTAATTATTTTTCGCCGGTTCCGTAGACGGCGGTGACAGTTGATTTACCCTGGTGCTCCCTCCGCCGCCCTCATCCGTCCTCATATGTACACCAGTCCTAACAAAACACAGCAGATGAAGCAGGTGACCACCGGACACCGTCCACACCCCACGCGGACAACGATCAGCACGCGGGCACCAACGCCGGCGAGTCGCACGACGCGACCACATCGACCGCTGGGGTGCCTGTTTCCTCGTCGTCGTCTTCGGCGTCCCACAGGAAGCTCGCATAGGACCCGAGCACGTAGCTGCACCATCACAGCAGTACCATACCAATCAATAACCGATCGATGAACGAGTGAGGTATCACGGCGTGGAACTGGAAGCATCGGAGTAGTCCTCACCAGTCATCCGGGGCGGCCTGCACGGCGCGCTCGAAGTAGGCCGCGGCGCGGTCCTTCTCCTGGCGCGCCTCCCAGATGACGCGGCCGTAGAGGCTGAGCAGGTCGGCGTCCCCGGGGCACGCCAGCAGCGCGCGCGCGTAGCAGCCCTCGGCGCCCGCCAGGTCGCGCTCCACCTCGTGCAGGTACTTGCCGTAGTTGCGCAGCAGCAGCGGGTTCCCGGGATCCACCCGCAGCACGCGGCGGTAGTACTCGCCCATGtcacagccgccgccgccgccgccgccgc
It contains:
- the LOC100272480 gene encoding uncharacterized isoform X1 — encoded protein: MEATAATLSRSASLSAGRPHRSRTARFPPPPPHLTPLSAAASPRGLPLRRARSDAEVAYFARSAVLVRHAPIPAIIVADEEERQDDNSKAPAGLDGAGAGRNGSSHRGGSGGRGGGGGGGGCDMGEYYRRVLRVDPGNPLLLRNYGKYLHEVERDLAGAEGCYARALLACPGDADLLSLYGRVIWEARQEKDRAAAYFERAVQAAPDDCYVLGSYASFLWDAEDDDEETGTPAVDVVASCDSPALVPAC